One Stegostoma tigrinum isolate sSteTig4 chromosome 47, sSteTig4.hap1, whole genome shotgun sequence genomic window carries:
- the LOC132207438 gene encoding uncharacterized protein LOC132207438 isoform X2 produces MPTGTTTTGSDSAPTNLPAGQSTWQSFEVSSLMPTGAKTTGPDSAATNLPEEHSTWQSFEQSSLVPTGTTTTDSSPTNFPAQQSTWESIEQSSLVPTGTTTTGPDSEPTNLAEEQSTWQSFEQSSLFPTGTKTSASDTKLESIRSPSTLEKMPDSQITTEDDIQYICINVRIISEMELEETTAKRIAVETVQRMVNKQAGTETKLELENVHCSADNNPEA; encoded by the exons ATGCCCACAGGCACCACAACAACAG GTTCAGACTCTGCACCAACTAATTTGCCTGCGGGACAATCAACCTGGCAATCTTTTGAGGTGTCGTCACTTATGCCCACAGGCGCTAAAACAACAG GTCCAGACTCAGCAGCAACAAATTTGCCTGAGGAACATTCAACATGGCAATCTTTCGAGCAGTCATCACTTGTGCCCACAGGCACCACAACAACAG ACTCATCACCCACTAATTTTCCTGCACAACAATCAACCTGGGAATCTATTGAGCAGTCGTCACTTGTGCCCACAGGCACCACAACAACAG GTCCAGACTCAGAACCAACTAATTTGGCTGAAGAACAGTCAACCTGGCAATCTTTTGAGCAGTCGTCACTTTTTCCCACAGGAACGAAAACCTCAG CCTCTGACACTAAGTTGGAATCAATTAGATCTCCATCCACCCTAGAGAAAATGCCTGACTCTCAGATCACTACTGAAGATG atattcaatacatttgcattaaTGTGAGGATCATCTCCGAGATGGAACTTGAAGAAACAACAGCAAAGAGAATTGCTGTGGAGACG GTGCAAAGGATGGTCAACAAACAGGCAGGTACAGAGACAAAATTGGAACTGGAAAATGTTCATTGCTCAGCGGACAATAATCCGGAAGCCTGA
- the LOC132207438 gene encoding mucin-2-like isoform X1: MPTGTTTTGSDSAPTNLPAGQSTWQSFEVSSLMPTGAKTTGPDSAATNLPEEHSTWQSFEQSSLVPTGTTTTDSSPTNFPAQQSTWESIEQSSLVPTGTTTTVPDSAPSNLPEEQSTWQSFEESSLMPTGTITTDSSPTNFPAQQSTWQSIEQSSLVPTGTTTTGPDSEPTNLAEEQSTWQSFEQSSLFPTGTKTSASDTKLESIRSPSTLEKMPDSQITTEDDIQYICINVRIISEMELEETTAKRIAVETVQRMVNKQAGTETKLELENVHCSADNNPEA, encoded by the exons ATGCCCACAGGCACCACAACAACAG GTTCAGACTCTGCACCAACTAATTTGCCTGCGGGACAATCAACCTGGCAATCTTTTGAGGTGTCGTCACTTATGCCCACAGGCGCTAAAACAACAG GTCCAGACTCAGCAGCAACAAATTTGCCTGAGGAACATTCAACATGGCAATCTTTCGAGCAGTCATCACTTGTGCCCACAGGCACCACAACAACAG ACTCATCACCCACTAATTTTCCTGCACAACAATCAACCTGGGAATCTATTGAGCAGTCGTCACTTGTGCCCACAGGCACCACAACAACAG TTCCAGACTCAGCACCAAGTAATTTGCCTGAGGAACAATCAACCTGGCAATCTTTTGAGGAGTCGTCACTTATGCCCACAGGCACCATAACAACAG ACTCATCACCCACTAATTTTCCTGCACAACAATCAACCTGGCAATCTATTGAGCAGTCGTCACTTGTGCCAACAGGCACCACAACAACAG GTCCAGACTCAGAACCAACTAATTTGGCTGAAGAACAGTCAACCTGGCAATCTTTTGAGCAGTCGTCACTTTTTCCCACAGGAACGAAAACCTCAG CCTCTGACACTAAGTTGGAATCAATTAGATCTCCATCCACCCTAGAGAAAATGCCTGACTCTCAGATCACTACTGAAGATG atattcaatacatttgcattaaTGTGAGGATCATCTCCGAGATGGAACTTGAAGAAACAACAGCAAAGAGAATTGCTGTGGAGACG GTGCAAAGGATGGTCAACAAACAGGCAGGTACAGAGACAAAATTGGAACTGGAAAATGTTCATTGCTCAGCGGACAATAATCCGGAAGCCTGA